In the Arthrobacter sp. 31Y genome, one interval contains:
- the glgX gene encoding glycogen debranching protein GlgX, translated as MVMPIFDTAAALDASQPRPLGLSAPQPGVFDAQTTPNDSVNVAVFAPDLERVEVVFQAPGEPWQAHILSNVEDGVHFSLVNGMPPGTRYGFRAAPGEGGLPLSIPALDLDDDGGQPLLLDPYGRAVDQRGEFLTSVHVDTGFDWGDDRPPRTPMRTSVIYEAHVRGQTMLHPDIPEHLRGTYAGMAHPVMIQHLTELGITAVQLLPIHFHLDESHLQDLGMTNYWGYNTAAFFAPHADYATEAARNAGPHAVQDELKGMIKLLHAAGIEVILDVVYNHTAEAGPDGPPLSFRGLAEKRYYRHDAHGRYLDTTGCGNTLDFSDPVVVDLALDSLRYWVNDFHVDGFRFDLAVTLCRDASNTFDPQHPFLQAIAEDPVLSAVKLIAEPWDVGYGGWQTGRFPHGWSDWNDHFRDGVRSFWLSDRAAMESGGQGGSVASLAELMAGSANLFASSGRARLASVNFITAHDGFTLKDLVSYDRKHNEANGEQNRDGHGDNRSYNHGAEGRSENEAIVAARALSIRNLMATLLLSFGVPMITAGDEIGRTQQGNNNAYCQDNPTAWLDWSRTQEANAMFRTTRELVRLRRWFLRHQPESFPGNANDSSLQWFDDKGKRMTPARWNDPAVRSVQLLMGHEDSEIRGLISVNGSNQDVKMVLPEILSESGIGKRMFELRFTTSVLHERRKGALVASGERDILQANTINIYRT; from the coding sequence ATGGTTATGCCGATTTTTGACACAGCAGCTGCCCTGGATGCGTCCCAGCCCAGGCCCCTCGGACTGAGCGCGCCCCAGCCCGGAGTTTTCGACGCCCAAACCACCCCCAACGATTCGGTGAACGTGGCCGTCTTCGCGCCGGATCTGGAGCGGGTGGAGGTGGTGTTCCAAGCACCTGGCGAACCTTGGCAGGCCCATATTCTGTCCAACGTTGAGGACGGCGTGCACTTCAGCCTCGTCAACGGCATGCCGCCGGGCACCCGCTACGGTTTCCGTGCGGCCCCCGGCGAGGGCGGCCTTCCCCTCTCCATCCCGGCTCTGGACCTGGACGACGACGGCGGCCAGCCGCTGCTGCTCGATCCCTATGGCCGCGCCGTGGACCAGCGGGGCGAGTTCCTCACCAGCGTCCACGTGGATACAGGCTTTGACTGGGGCGACGATCGTCCGCCGCGAACACCCATGCGCACCTCGGTGATCTACGAGGCACACGTCCGTGGACAAACCATGCTGCACCCGGACATCCCGGAGCACCTCCGGGGAACGTACGCGGGCATGGCGCACCCTGTGATGATCCAGCACCTCACTGAACTTGGCATCACTGCCGTGCAACTCCTGCCCATTCATTTCCACTTGGATGAGTCCCACCTCCAGGACTTGGGCATGACCAATTACTGGGGCTACAACACGGCCGCCTTCTTTGCTCCCCACGCCGACTACGCCACGGAGGCGGCCCGCAACGCCGGTCCCCACGCAGTGCAAGATGAGCTCAAGGGCATGATCAAACTGCTCCATGCGGCGGGGATCGAAGTCATCCTCGACGTCGTGTACAACCACACGGCCGAAGCCGGCCCCGATGGGCCGCCCCTGAGCTTCCGCGGGTTGGCAGAGAAACGTTACTACCGGCACGATGCCCATGGCCGATACCTGGATACCACCGGATGCGGCAACACCTTGGATTTCAGCGATCCCGTGGTGGTTGACCTCGCCCTGGATTCCCTTCGTTACTGGGTGAACGATTTCCATGTGGATGGGTTCCGCTTCGACCTCGCCGTGACACTCTGCCGGGACGCCAGCAACACCTTCGATCCCCAGCACCCTTTCCTGCAGGCGATTGCTGAGGACCCCGTACTCTCAGCGGTCAAGCTGATCGCCGAGCCTTGGGATGTTGGCTATGGTGGCTGGCAGACGGGGCGCTTCCCGCACGGATGGTCGGACTGGAATGACCACTTCCGCGACGGCGTCCGCAGCTTCTGGCTCTCTGACCGGGCTGCCATGGAGTCTGGTGGCCAGGGTGGCTCGGTTGCGTCTCTGGCTGAGCTCATGGCGGGCTCCGCAAATCTCTTCGCATCATCGGGACGCGCACGGTTGGCCAGCGTCAACTTCATCACCGCCCACGACGGCTTCACCCTCAAGGACCTGGTCAGCTACGACCGCAAGCACAACGAGGCCAACGGGGAGCAGAACCGCGACGGCCACGGAGATAATCGCAGCTACAACCACGGTGCGGAGGGTAGGAGCGAGAACGAGGCCATTGTGGCCGCCCGCGCCCTGTCCATCCGCAACTTGATGGCCACCTTGCTCCTGTCTTTCGGTGTTCCCATGATCACTGCCGGTGACGAGATCGGGCGCACCCAACAGGGCAACAACAACGCCTACTGCCAGGACAATCCCACAGCCTGGCTTGATTGGAGCCGCACCCAGGAAGCCAACGCCATGTTCAGGACCACGCGTGAGCTGGTCAGGCTGCGCCGTTGGTTCCTGAGGCACCAGCCTGAGAGCTTCCCCGGCAACGCGAACGATTCCAGCCTGCAATGGTTTGATGACAAGGGAAAGCGGATGACTCCGGCGCGCTGGAACGATCCTGCTGTCCGCTCCGTCCAGCTGTTGATGGGTCACGAGGACAGCGAGATCCGCGGGTTGATCTCAGTGAACGGCAGCAACCAGGACGTGAAAATGGTCCTGCCGGAGATCTTGAGTGAGTCAGGCATCGGAAAGCGCATGTTTGAACTTCGCTTCACCACCTCGGTGCTGCACGAGCGCAGGAAGGGCGCGTTGGTGGCTTCGGGCGAGCGGGATATCCTGCAAGCCAACACCATCAACATCTACCGCACCTAG
- the ispD gene encoding 2-C-methyl-D-erythritol 4-phosphate cytidylyltransferase has translation MSIPSKRAVTAVIVVAAGSGERLGYGMPKAQVPLGGETILMHALRGVVASDVARQICIAVPKGDTVLRESISEFAVDLVDGGPEISVVDGGSSRADSVRAGMAALEDGTEFVLVHDAARALTPERVFQRVADALASGAKAVIPTLPVVDTIKTVTETSGDDATIAPELVTGTAPREQLRAVQTPQGFELATLLRAHEAAGLFDDKQSAAVTDDAMLVELLNVPVHAVRGASQSLKITTPLDLIIAEGLLEGPLGIRWVEG, from the coding sequence ATGAGTATTCCTTCCAAGCGCGCCGTTACGGCTGTGATCGTGGTTGCTGCCGGTTCCGGTGAACGCCTCGGCTACGGTATGCCCAAAGCCCAGGTTCCGCTGGGCGGCGAGACCATCCTGATGCATGCCCTCCGGGGTGTGGTTGCCTCCGATGTTGCGCGGCAGATCTGTATCGCTGTGCCCAAGGGGGACACGGTCCTGCGGGAGTCGATCTCCGAGTTCGCCGTTGATCTGGTGGACGGCGGCCCTGAAATTTCGGTGGTCGACGGCGGGTCCTCCCGCGCTGATTCGGTCCGCGCCGGTATGGCCGCTTTGGAGGACGGAACCGAATTCGTGCTTGTCCACGATGCCGCCCGTGCACTGACTCCTGAGCGTGTTTTCCAACGCGTAGCGGACGCCTTGGCCTCCGGCGCTAAAGCGGTCATCCCCACCTTGCCGGTGGTGGACACCATCAAGACGGTGACTGAGACCAGCGGCGACGACGCCACCATAGCCCCTGAACTCGTGACGGGCACCGCCCCCCGGGAACAGCTCCGCGCCGTCCAAACTCCCCAGGGGTTCGAGTTGGCCACCCTGCTCCGAGCCCACGAGGCTGCGGGACTCTTCGACGACAAGCAGTCCGCGGCCGTCACTGACGACGCCATGCTGGTGGAGCTCTTGAACGTTCCGGTTCACGCAGTTCGCGGGGCCAGCCAGTCGCTCAAGATCACCACGCCGTTGGACCTGATCATCGCCGAAGGCCTGTTGGAAGGCCCGCTGGGGATTCGATGGGTGGAAGGCTGA
- the ispF gene encoding 2-C-methyl-D-erythritol 2,4-cyclodiphosphate synthase, which yields MTRNLPANMVLPRTGVGIDVHAFASEDDQQPLWLGGLYWEGEQGLSGHSDGDCVAHAAADALFSACGIGDLGTHFGTDRPEFAGASGVKLLGEAARIVRAAGFEIGNVAVQFVANRPKFGPRREESQKVLSEAAGAPVSVTATTSDGLGFTGRGEGISAVATALVYPVPAHEVAAAEPGPAKGAPHA from the coding sequence ATGACCCGCAACCTCCCCGCAAACATGGTCCTGCCCCGGACCGGCGTCGGCATCGACGTGCATGCTTTCGCCTCTGAGGATGACCAGCAGCCGCTGTGGTTGGGCGGGCTCTACTGGGAAGGCGAACAAGGGCTTTCAGGGCATTCCGACGGCGATTGCGTAGCCCACGCCGCTGCCGACGCTCTCTTCTCTGCCTGCGGTATTGGTGATCTGGGTACCCACTTCGGCACGGACCGCCCCGAGTTCGCGGGCGCCTCCGGGGTCAAGCTGCTCGGTGAAGCGGCCCGCATTGTGCGTGCTGCCGGATTCGAGATCGGCAACGTCGCAGTGCAGTTCGTGGCTAACCGTCCCAAGTTCGGGCCACGCCGGGAGGAATCCCAGAAAGTCTTGAGCGAGGCCGCGGGGGCGCCGGTCAGCGTCACGGCGACCACCAGCGATGGACTGGGTTTCACGGGACGCGGCGAAGGGATTTCCGCTGTTGCTACGGCCCTCGTGTATCCGGTGCCCGCCCACGAGGTGGCGGCCGCAGAGCCGGGTCCCGCGAAAGGTGCCCCGCATGCTTAA
- the rlmB gene encoding 23S rRNA (guanosine(2251)-2'-O)-methyltransferase RlmB — MANNGRRSVKQKKGPTTGTGGHGRKALEGKGPTPKAEERTYHKAYKNKQLAERSAAKRGPGTRPGGAGARSGPKGRATEELVTGRNSVVEALRAGIPAKALHVAIRIEMDDRVKESLKLAAERGIPLLETGKVELDRMTEDAVHQGLVLQIPPYEYEDAYDLAETTLTKWKKGHISNAPIFVALDGITDPRNLGAIIRSVSAFSGHGVIVPERRSVGVTASAWKTSAGAAVRVPVARAANLNNALKQFKNMGIYVLGLDGDGDVSLPDLTVATEPVCIVVGSEGKGLSRLVRENCDQIVSIPIDSAMESLNASMAVGISLYEVSRQRAAK, encoded by the coding sequence ATGGCCAATAATGGTCGCCGGTCGGTCAAGCAGAAGAAGGGCCCCACCACCGGAACCGGTGGCCACGGCCGCAAGGCCCTGGAGGGCAAGGGTCCTACGCCCAAGGCGGAGGAACGGACCTACCACAAGGCATACAAGAACAAGCAGCTGGCTGAGCGCTCGGCTGCCAAGCGCGGACCGGGCACTCGTCCCGGTGGCGCCGGCGCCCGCTCCGGTCCAAAGGGCCGTGCAACAGAAGAGCTGGTGACTGGCCGTAACTCGGTGGTCGAAGCCCTCCGCGCCGGCATCCCCGCCAAGGCACTGCACGTCGCCATCCGTATTGAGATGGACGACCGCGTCAAGGAATCCCTCAAACTCGCTGCAGAACGCGGCATCCCGTTGCTCGAAACGGGCAAGGTTGAGCTGGACCGCATGACCGAGGACGCCGTCCACCAGGGCCTCGTTCTGCAGATCCCGCCGTACGAATACGAGGACGCTTACGACCTCGCCGAGACGACTCTCACCAAGTGGAAGAAGGGGCACATTTCAAACGCCCCCATCTTCGTTGCGCTGGACGGCATCACCGACCCCCGCAACCTCGGCGCGATCATCCGATCCGTATCCGCGTTCAGCGGCCACGGCGTCATCGTCCCCGAGCGTCGCTCCGTCGGCGTCACCGCGTCTGCCTGGAAGACCAGCGCCGGTGCCGCTGTCCGCGTCCCGGTTGCCCGTGCCGCAAACCTCAACAATGCGCTCAAGCAGTTCAAGAACATGGGCATCTACGTCCTTGGCCTGGACGGAGACGGCGACGTCTCGCTGCCCGACCTCACCGTTGCAACCGAGCCCGTGTGCATCGTGGTGGGCTCCGAAGGCAAGGGCCTCAGCAGGCTCGTGCGCGAAAACTGCGACCAAATCGTCTCGATCCCGATCGACTCCGCCATGGAGTCGCTCAACGCATCCATGGCCGTTGGCATCTCGCTGTACGAAGTGTCGAGGCAGCGCGCCGCTAAGTAA
- a CDS encoding phosphoglyceromutase, whose product MTYKLILLRHGHSEWNAKNLFTGWVDVDLNDQGRKEAVRGGELLVENDILPDVLYTSLLKRAINTANMALDKADRGWIPVKRDWRLNERHYGALQGKDKAQTLAEFGEEQFMEWRRSYDTPPPALSDDSEFSQAHDVRYKDLGDALPRTECLKDVLVRLLPYWESDIKEDLKAGKTVLVTAHGNSLRALVKHLDGISDDAIAGLNIPTGIPLVYELDEDFQPINAGGTYLDPDAAAQAILAVANQGKK is encoded by the coding sequence ATGACTTACAAGCTGATTCTGCTGCGCCATGGCCACAGCGAATGGAACGCCAAGAACCTGTTCACCGGTTGGGTGGACGTTGACCTGAACGATCAAGGCCGCAAAGAAGCAGTGCGCGGTGGAGAGCTCCTGGTTGAGAATGACATTCTCCCGGACGTCCTTTACACCTCGCTCCTGAAGCGTGCCATCAACACCGCCAACATGGCCCTGGACAAGGCTGACCGCGGCTGGATCCCGGTCAAGCGCGATTGGCGCCTCAACGAACGCCACTACGGCGCGTTGCAGGGCAAGGACAAGGCCCAGACCCTGGCCGAGTTCGGCGAAGAGCAGTTCATGGAATGGCGCCGCAGCTACGACACCCCGCCGCCGGCCCTGTCCGACGACAGCGAGTTCTCCCAGGCCCACGATGTCCGCTACAAGGACCTCGGCGACGCCCTCCCGCGCACCGAGTGCCTCAAGGACGTCCTAGTCCGCCTGCTCCCTTACTGGGAATCGGACATCAAGGAAGACCTCAAGGCCGGCAAGACCGTACTGGTCACGGCCCACGGCAACTCACTGCGCGCGCTGGTGAAGCACCTGGATGGCATCAGCGACGACGCCATCGCCGGCCTCAACATCCCCACGGGCATCCCGCTGGTGTACGAACTGGACGAGGACTTCCAGCCGATCAACGCCGGCGGAACCTACCTGGATCCCGACGCCGCAGCCCAGGCCATCCTCGCGGTGGCCAACCAGGGCAAAAAGTGA
- a CDS encoding response regulator transcription factor has product MSRILIVEDEESFSDPLSYLLGKEGFDVEVVDNGSDALVEFDRNGADLVLLDLQLPGTPGTEVCRQLRQRSSVPVIMLTAKDSEIDKVVGLELGADDYVTKPYSSRELVARVRAVLRRQGEPEELITSTVQAGPVRMDIERHVVSVNGEQVSLPLKEFELLEMLLRNSGRVLTRGQLIDRVWGSDYVGDTKTLDVHVKRLRSKIEPDPSAPRYLVTVRGLGYKFEP; this is encoded by the coding sequence TTGAGCCGGATTTTGATAGTGGAGGACGAAGAGTCCTTCAGCGACCCCCTGTCCTATCTTCTGGGCAAAGAGGGTTTTGATGTCGAGGTAGTGGATAACGGCAGCGACGCCTTGGTGGAATTCGATAGGAACGGTGCTGACCTCGTCCTTTTGGACCTGCAGTTGCCGGGGACACCGGGGACCGAAGTCTGCCGTCAACTGCGCCAGCGCTCCAGCGTCCCGGTCATCATGTTGACGGCCAAAGACTCGGAGATCGACAAGGTTGTTGGCCTGGAGCTCGGTGCCGATGACTACGTCACCAAGCCCTATTCATCCCGTGAACTCGTAGCCCGTGTCCGTGCGGTTCTGCGCCGGCAAGGCGAGCCGGAGGAGCTCATCACCTCCACCGTGCAGGCGGGACCTGTCCGCATGGACATCGAACGCCACGTGGTGAGCGTCAACGGTGAGCAGGTGTCACTGCCGCTCAAGGAGTTCGAACTGCTGGAAATGCTCCTCCGCAACTCAGGCCGGGTTTTGACGCGTGGCCAGTTGATCGACCGCGTGTGGGGTTCGGATTACGTGGGGGACACCAAGACACTCGATGTCCATGTGAAGCGGCTTCGCAGCAAGATCGAACCGGATCCTTCCGCACCTCGGTACCTGGTGACAGTTCGCGGCCTGGGTTACAAATTCGAGCCGTAA
- the phoU gene encoding phosphate signaling complex protein PhoU, with the protein MRKVFQEELTQVGDDLIEISKLVHEAITKATTSFEGADVDLAQDVIAADARIDFLQNSLDERAIDILALQGPVASDLRMIVGSLRMSASLERMGDLARHVAQLARLRYPATVIPASLTQTFKAMAQHDIEITAKVIELLETRDLEVARDILKINIAVDDLHLSVFKAIASPEWSESPSTTVDVALASRYFERFADHGVSVARKVTYLVTGEWQPEGF; encoded by the coding sequence GTGCGCAAGGTTTTTCAGGAGGAGCTCACCCAGGTAGGTGACGACCTCATCGAGATCTCCAAGCTGGTTCACGAAGCAATCACGAAGGCTACTACTTCCTTCGAAGGCGCCGACGTGGATCTTGCCCAGGACGTCATCGCGGCAGACGCGCGAATCGACTTCCTGCAGAACAGCCTCGACGAGCGGGCCATCGACATCCTTGCCTTGCAGGGCCCTGTGGCGAGCGATCTCCGCATGATTGTGGGTTCGCTGCGCATGAGTGCTTCGCTGGAACGCATGGGCGATCTCGCCCGCCACGTTGCCCAGCTGGCTCGCCTGCGCTACCCGGCCACTGTTATCCCCGCGTCGCTGACCCAGACCTTCAAGGCCATGGCCCAGCACGACATCGAGATCACTGCCAAGGTCATTGAACTCCTTGAGACCCGCGACCTTGAGGTGGCCCGCGACATCCTCAAGATCAACATCGCCGTGGACGACCTCCACCTCAGCGTCTTCAAGGCGATCGCTTCTCCCGAGTGGAGCGAAAGCCCCTCCACCACCGTGGATGTGGCCCTGGCCAGCCGCTACTTCGAGCGCTTCGCTGATCACGGCGTCTCGGTGGCCCGCAAGGTCACCTACCTGGTGACGGGCGAATGGCAGCCCGAAGGCTTCTAG
- the cysS gene encoding cysteine--tRNA ligase, protein MTLRFYDTASAEVRDFVPLEDGKASVYYCGATVQGMPHVGHVRSAIAFDQLTRWLEFRGLRVTVVRNVTDIDDKILAKSAQSFGPDWDAEPSARQAEEWWALAYRYEQEFENAYDSLGVQRPTYEPRATGHIPEMHALIQRLIDRGHAYPALDDSGDVYFDVRSWSKYGSLTRQNIDDMQGAPDADPRGKRDPRDFALWKGFKDGEPITAKWESPWGAGRPGWHLECSAMVTKYLGPRFDIHGGGLDLRFPHHENEMAQSQAAGDGFANFWMHNGMVTFEGEKMSKSIGNTVSPAEMLQLASPRVVRYYLGQAHYRSILDYRPTSLQEAAAAVERIDGFIHKASAKVGTGASDVSPQANMPAAFSAAMDDDLNVPQALGVLHETVRAGNTALASGDLDAAKAALYSVLSMTEVLGLDSVKRPEAVQGREHAALEVLIEAQLEARAAARAAKDWAASDAIRDTLAAAGVVVEDGADGATWSLKRD, encoded by the coding sequence GTGACCCTGCGCTTCTATGACACCGCCTCCGCCGAAGTCCGCGACTTCGTTCCCCTCGAAGACGGCAAGGCCAGCGTGTATTACTGCGGGGCCACCGTCCAAGGAATGCCGCACGTGGGCCACGTCAGGTCGGCCATCGCTTTCGACCAGCTGACGCGCTGGCTCGAATTCCGTGGCCTCCGCGTCACAGTGGTGCGGAATGTCACGGACATCGATGACAAGATCCTTGCCAAGTCCGCGCAGTCATTTGGGCCCGACTGGGACGCCGAGCCGTCCGCGCGCCAAGCAGAAGAGTGGTGGGCGCTGGCGTACCGCTACGAGCAGGAGTTCGAGAACGCCTACGACTCCCTGGGCGTCCAACGGCCCACCTATGAACCCCGGGCCACGGGCCACATCCCGGAAATGCATGCACTCATCCAGCGCCTCATCGACCGCGGCCATGCCTACCCCGCGCTGGACGACTCCGGCGATGTCTACTTTGATGTCCGCTCCTGGAGCAAGTACGGCTCGCTGACCCGGCAGAATATCGACGACATGCAGGGAGCGCCCGACGCCGACCCCCGCGGCAAGCGCGATCCCCGCGACTTCGCGCTGTGGAAGGGGTTCAAAGACGGCGAGCCCATCACCGCCAAGTGGGAGTCGCCTTGGGGCGCAGGCCGTCCCGGGTGGCACCTCGAATGCTCAGCCATGGTCACCAAGTACCTTGGCCCGCGTTTCGATATCCACGGTGGAGGACTGGACCTTCGCTTCCCGCACCATGAGAACGAGATGGCCCAGTCGCAAGCTGCCGGCGACGGGTTCGCCAACTTCTGGATGCACAACGGCATGGTCACCTTCGAGGGCGAAAAGATGTCCAAGTCCATCGGCAACACGGTGAGCCCGGCCGAAATGCTCCAGCTCGCATCGCCCCGAGTGGTCCGCTACTACCTGGGCCAGGCGCACTATCGCTCCATCCTGGATTACCGACCCACCTCGCTTCAGGAGGCCGCGGCCGCCGTCGAGCGTATTGACGGTTTCATCCACAAGGCATCCGCCAAGGTGGGCACGGGCGCCTCGGACGTGTCCCCGCAAGCCAACATGCCGGCCGCCTTCAGTGCTGCCATGGACGACGACCTCAATGTTCCGCAGGCACTCGGAGTTCTCCACGAGACCGTCCGCGCCGGCAACACGGCGTTGGCGTCCGGGGACCTGGACGCCGCGAAGGCCGCCCTCTACAGCGTGCTCTCCATGACCGAAGTGCTTGGCCTGGATTCGGTCAAACGTCCGGAAGCCGTCCAGGGGCGCGAGCACGCTGCCTTGGAAGTGCTGATCGAAGCTCAACTCGAAGCCCGTGCTGCCGCCAGGGCCGCTAAGGACTGGGCCGCTTCAGACGCTATCCGGGACACACTCGCTGCTGCCGGTGTCGTCGTCGAAGATGGTGCGGACGGCGCCACCTGGAGCCTCAAACGCGACTGA
- a CDS encoding carbon-nitrogen hydrolase family protein, translating to MRVALAQLITGRDLADNLRLLEENSRRAKDGGAELVVFPEAMMRAFGNSLLDIAEPLDGPWASRVRSLAEELQLVIVAGMFTPGSPSDSGSPRVRNTLLATGPGVETSYDKIHLFDAFGFAESDTVEAGTEPVTFDAGGLTFGLATCYDIRFPALFTANAQRGAVVNIVSASWGSGPGKADQWQLLARARAVDTTTFVLACGQGDPASQGIETKGAAPTGVGYSAVVSPFGQVLEALEGEPGLIFYDLDPATVEEARAKLPVLANRRDF from the coding sequence GTGCGAGTGGCACTTGCCCAACTCATCACCGGCCGGGATCTGGCCGATAACCTGCGGCTCCTGGAGGAGAACTCCCGGCGGGCCAAGGACGGCGGCGCCGAGTTGGTGGTCTTCCCCGAGGCGATGATGCGCGCGTTCGGAAACTCTCTGCTGGACATCGCTGAGCCCTTGGACGGGCCGTGGGCCAGCCGGGTACGATCCCTCGCCGAGGAACTTCAGCTGGTGATCGTGGCAGGCATGTTCACGCCGGGCAGCCCCTCCGACTCCGGATCCCCGCGGGTGCGGAACACGCTTCTGGCCACAGGACCTGGCGTGGAAACCAGCTACGACAAAATCCACCTTTTTGACGCGTTTGGCTTCGCGGAATCAGACACCGTTGAGGCGGGCACAGAACCGGTAACGTTCGACGCCGGTGGCCTCACCTTTGGTTTGGCCACCTGCTACGACATCCGATTCCCTGCCTTGTTCACGGCCAACGCCCAGCGCGGAGCCGTGGTGAACATTGTTTCCGCGTCCTGGGGCTCCGGACCGGGCAAGGCCGATCAGTGGCAACTCTTGGCCCGTGCCCGTGCCGTGGACACCACCACGTTCGTCCTCGCCTGCGGCCAAGGCGATCCCGCAAGCCAAGGAATTGAGACCAAAGGCGCCGCACCCACGGGCGTGGGGTACTCCGCCGTCGTGTCCCCGTTTGGACAGGTGCTGGAAGCCCTCGAAGGCGAGCCGGGACTCATTTTCTACGACCTCGACCCAGCCACCGTGGAAGAAGCCCGGGCAAAACTCCCAGTCCTGGCCAACCGCCGCGACTTCTAA
- a CDS encoding sensor histidine kinase codes for MLIGVVAGLVGLSLGVFGMLAFRISERQRSIVDLDVSEPLLPEGAAEVLSVVGRAFVVVDAIDGVVRASPAAYAYGLVRGHTVVHKQLLDMTAKVRRDGVILEEQYELPRGPLGKGTIVVQVRAAMLGWEYIVLLADDRTEITRTEEIRNDFVANVSHELKTPVGAISLLAEALEASPDDEEAVRRFAKRMHKESGRLAALVQDIIELSRLQGANVAQRGLPVNINTVITEAVDRSQLPAESKNIQIVVGGHSESLVFGDHDLLVTALRNLIDNAIRYSPENTRVGVGVRTREGVVAISVTDQGEGLTPEDQERVFERFYRVDAARSRHTGGTGLGLSIVKHVVSNHGGEVTVWSQPGQGSTFTVRLPEMEGQDDDAGLPPSAAAASSELQATAGVESRPVSQQPHRVNHQRGANGAQEQGASA; via the coding sequence TTGCTCATAGGTGTCGTCGCTGGCCTCGTAGGCTTGTCGTTGGGCGTCTTTGGCATGCTCGCTTTCAGAATCAGCGAGCGGCAGCGCAGCATCGTGGACCTGGACGTGAGCGAACCCCTGCTTCCTGAGGGGGCCGCGGAGGTGCTGTCCGTCGTCGGGCGTGCCTTCGTGGTGGTGGACGCGATCGATGGCGTCGTGCGTGCAAGTCCTGCCGCATATGCGTACGGCTTGGTGCGTGGGCACACTGTGGTGCACAAACAGCTCCTGGACATGACAGCCAAGGTCCGCCGCGACGGCGTGATTCTGGAAGAGCAATACGAACTCCCGCGTGGCCCACTGGGCAAAGGCACCATTGTGGTCCAGGTCAGGGCAGCCATGCTCGGGTGGGAATACATCGTGCTCCTGGCCGACGACCGCACCGAGATTACCCGCACCGAGGAAATCCGGAACGACTTCGTAGCCAACGTCTCCCACGAGCTCAAGACCCCGGTGGGTGCCATCTCCCTACTGGCCGAGGCCCTCGAAGCCTCGCCCGATGACGAAGAGGCAGTCCGCCGCTTTGCCAAGCGCATGCACAAGGAATCCGGGCGATTGGCAGCGCTGGTCCAGGACATCATTGAACTTTCCCGCCTGCAGGGCGCCAACGTGGCCCAGCGGGGTCTCCCGGTGAACATCAACACCGTCATCACCGAAGCGGTGGATCGCTCGCAGTTGCCGGCAGAGAGCAAGAACATCCAGATTGTGGTGGGCGGACACTCGGAGTCGCTCGTGTTCGGAGACCATGACCTCCTGGTGACAGCCCTCCGTAACCTGATCGACAACGCCATCCGCTACTCGCCGGAGAACACGCGGGTAGGTGTCGGCGTCCGGACGCGGGAGGGCGTCGTCGCCATCTCCGTCACAGACCAAGGCGAAGGCCTCACGCCGGAGGACCAGGAACGGGTGTTCGAACGCTTCTACCGCGTGGACGCCGCACGATCCCGGCATACTGGCGGCACAGGCCTCGGCCTCAGCATCGTCAAGCACGTGGTGTCCAACCACGGCGGCGAGGTGACGGTGTGGTCCCAGCCCGGCCAAGGGTCAACGTTCACAGTCCGCCTGCCGGAGATGGAAGGCCAGGACGACGACGCCGGCCTGCCGCCTTCCGCTGCAGCCGCGTCTTCCGAACTTCAGGCGACTGCCGGCGTCGAGTCCCGTCCCGTGAGTCAACAACCCCATCGCGTGAATCATCAAAGGGGCGCCAACGGCGCCCAAGAGCAAGGAGCCAGCGCTTGA
- a CDS encoding CarD family transcriptional regulator, with the protein MVFEVGETVVYPHHGAAKIEEIKMRTIKGEEKMYLKLKVAQGDLTIEVPAENVDLVGVRDVVGKEGLEHVFDVLRAEFTEEPTNWSRRYKANLEKLASGDVIKVAEVVRDLWRRDHDRGLSAGEKRMLAKARQILISELALAEKTDEEKAASVLDEVLAS; encoded by the coding sequence ATGGTTTTTGAGGTCGGCGAGACAGTAGTTTACCCTCACCACGGTGCAGCAAAAATTGAGGAAATCAAGATGCGCACCATCAAGGGCGAAGAGAAGATGTATCTCAAGCTCAAGGTGGCTCAGGGTGATCTGACCATTGAAGTTCCAGCAGAGAACGTTGACCTTGTTGGGGTCCGGGACGTAGTGGGCAAAGAAGGCTTGGAGCACGTATTTGACGTTCTCCGCGCCGAGTTCACTGAAGAGCCTACCAACTGGTCACGTCGTTACAAGGCGAACCTGGAGAAGCTTGCTTCAGGCGATGTCATCAAGGTGGCAGAGGTCGTTCGCGATCTTTGGCGTCGTGATCACGATCGCGGCCTTTCCGCAGGTGAGAAGCGGATGCTGGCCAAGGCGCGGCAGATTCTGATTTCAGAACTGGCCCTGGCTGAGAAGACGGATGAAGAGAAGGCTGCAAGCGTTCTTGACGAGGTCTTGGCTTCCTAA